The Vanessa cardui chromosome 9, ilVanCard2.1, whole genome shotgun sequence genome has a window encoding:
- the LOC124532199 gene encoding glutamate-gated chloride channel isoform X1, producing MGWSCVVARAVAFLLMLSRASALTSDIFAAGKSDKEILDNLLKNSRYDKRLLPPVDGVLTVNVSVLLLSLASPDESSLKYEVEFLLQQQWYDPRLRYSNQSHYDFLNAIHHHEDIWLPDTYFIMHGDFKDPIIPMHFALRIYRNGTINYLMRRHLILSCQGRLNIFPFDDPLCSFALESISYEQSAITYVWKNDEDTLRKSPSLTTLNAYLIQNQTIPCPIKASWRGNYSCLKVDLIFTRDRAFYFTTVFIPGIILVTSSFITFWLEWNAVPARSMIGNYSCLKVDLIFTRDRSFYFTTVFIPGIILVTSSFITFWLEWNAVPARVMIGVTTMLNFFTTSNGFRSTLPVVSNLTAMNVWDGVCMCFIYASLLEFVCVNYVGRKRPLHNVVYRPGENPVTQRLPAVLSRIGIILASPLEAMAFLNWAKSETPQPESSGAGDKKRESTGAADLVTCTACTGAPGSCTHTTNNGGVSEPCFVQVRKKEPPHPIRVAKTIDVIARITFPTAYAVFLIFFFIHYKAFS from the exons ATGGGTTGGTCATGCGTGGTGGCACGCGCCGTGGCTTTTCTCCTCATGCTCAGCAGAGCATCCGCGCTAACGTCCGACAT ctTTGCAGCGGGCAAGTCGGACAAAGAGATTCTGGACAATCTACTAAAAAACTCCCGCTATGACAAAAGACTGCTTCCACCAGTAGATg GTGTCCTCACCGTAAATGTTAGCGTGCTACTTCTTAGTTTAGCATCTCCAGATGAATCTAGTCTT AAATACGAGGTGGAATTTCTTCTGCAGCAGCAGTGGTATGATCCTCGATTGCGATATTCTAATCAGTCGCATTACGACTTCCTAAATGCCATCCATCATCACGAGGACATCTGGTTACCTGACACGTACTTCATAATGCATGGGGATTTTAAA GATCCAATAATACCTATGCATTTTGCGTTGCGCATATACCGGAATGGCACAATCAACTACTTAATGCGGCGTCATCTCATACTGTCCTGCCAGGGGCGGCTCAACATCTTCCCTTTTGACGACCCTTTGTGTTCATTTGCATTAGAGAGTA tatCTTACGAGCAATCGGCTATTACCTATGTGTGGAAGAATGACGAAGATACGCTGAGAAAGTCGCCGTCATTGACGACCCTGAATGCGTACCTCATCCAGAATCAAACCATTCCTTGTCCCATCAAAGCTAGCTGGAGAG GTAACTACAGCTGTCTAAAGGTGGACCTTATTTTTACGAGAGACCGAGCATTCTACTTTACCACAGTATTTATCCCTGGAATTATTCTGGTGACCTCTTCCTTCATCACATTTTGGCTGGAATGGAACGCGGTTCCGGCCCGTTCCATGATAG GTAATTACAGCTGCCTGAAAGTGGATCTCATCTTCACGCGAGATAGATCATTTTACTTCACTACCGTTTTCATTCCGGGGATCATTTTGGTGACTTCgtcttttattactttttggctGGAATGGAATGCAGTGCCTGCTAGAGTTATGATAg GGGTGACGACCATGTTGAATTTCTTCACAACGTCGAACGGTTTCCGGTCAACCCTACCTGTGGTTTCAAACTTAACAGCTATGAACGTTTGGGACGGGGTATGCATGTGTTTCATCTACGCATCGCTACTTGAGTTCGTGTGTGTGAACTACGTCGGTCGAAAACGACCTCTTCATAATGTCGTGTACAGACCCGGCGAAAATCCAGTGACGCAG CGACTGCCCGCAGTTCTCAGCAGAATTGGCATTATACTGGCCAGCCCTTTG GAGGCGATGGCATTCCTCAATTGGGCTAAATCAGAAACGCCCCAACCGGAGTCTAGCGGTGCT GGAGATAAAAAGCGAGAGTCGACAGGAGCGGCTGACTTGGTGACATGCACGGCCTGCACGGGGGCTCCTGGGTCGTGCACCCATACAACCAATAATGGCGGTGTATCAGag CCATGTTTCGTCCAGGTCCGTAAAAAGGAGCCGCCGCACCCGATCCGCGTGGCGAAGACGATCGATGTCATCGCCCGCATCACTTTCCCCACTGCCTATGCTGTGTTTCTTATCTTCTTCTTCATACACTACAAGGCCTTCTCTTAA
- the LOC124532199 gene encoding glutamate-gated chloride channel isoform X7: protein MGWSCVVARAVAFLLMLSRASALTSDIFAAGKSDKEILDNLLKNSRYDKRLLPPVDGVLTVNVSVLLLSLASPDESSLKYEVEFLLQQQWYDPRLRYSNQSHYDFLNAIHHHEDIWLPDTYFIMHGDFKDPIIPMHFALRIYRNGTINYLMRRHLILSCQGRLNIFPFDDPLCSFALESISYEQSAITYVWKNDEDTLRKSPSLTTLNAYLIQNQTIPCPIKASWRADGISLYEDDEELTCNLCQRRFEEQGNYSCLKVDLIFTRDRSFYFTTVFIPGIILVTSSFITFWLEWNAVPARVMIGVTTMLNFFTTSNGFRSTLPVVSNLTAMNVWDGVCMCFIYASLLEFVCVNYVGRKRPLHNVVYRPGENPVTQRLPAVLSRIGIILASPLEAMAFLNWAKSETPQPESSGAGDKKRESTGAADLVTCTACTGAPGSCTHTTNNGGVSEPCFVQVRKKEPPHPIRVAKTIDVIARITFPTAYAVFLIFFFIHYKAFS from the exons ATGGGTTGGTCATGCGTGGTGGCACGCGCCGTGGCTTTTCTCCTCATGCTCAGCAGAGCATCCGCGCTAACGTCCGACAT ctTTGCAGCGGGCAAGTCGGACAAAGAGATTCTGGACAATCTACTAAAAAACTCCCGCTATGACAAAAGACTGCTTCCACCAGTAGATg GTGTCCTCACCGTAAATGTTAGCGTGCTACTTCTTAGTTTAGCATCTCCAGATGAATCTAGTCTT AAATACGAGGTGGAATTTCTTCTGCAGCAGCAGTGGTATGATCCTCGATTGCGATATTCTAATCAGTCGCATTACGACTTCCTAAATGCCATCCATCATCACGAGGACATCTGGTTACCTGACACGTACTTCATAATGCATGGGGATTTTAAA GATCCAATAATACCTATGCATTTTGCGTTGCGCATATACCGGAATGGCACAATCAACTACTTAATGCGGCGTCATCTCATACTGTCCTGCCAGGGGCGGCTCAACATCTTCCCTTTTGACGACCCTTTGTGTTCATTTGCATTAGAGAGTA tatCTTACGAGCAATCGGCTATTACCTATGTGTGGAAGAATGACGAAGATACGCTGAGAAAGTCGCCGTCATTGACGACCCTGAATGCGTACCTCATCCAGAATCAAACCATTCCTTGTCCCATCAAAGCTAGCTGGAGAG CTGATGGTATTTCCCTTTACGAGGACGATGAAGAGCTGACATGTAATCTTTGCCAGAGACGCTTTGAGGAGCAAG GTAATTACAGCTGCCTGAAAGTGGATCTCATCTTCACGCGAGATAGATCATTTTACTTCACTACCGTTTTCATTCCGGGGATCATTTTGGTGACTTCgtcttttattactttttggctGGAATGGAATGCAGTGCCTGCTAGAGTTATGATAg GGGTGACGACCATGTTGAATTTCTTCACAACGTCGAACGGTTTCCGGTCAACCCTACCTGTGGTTTCAAACTTAACAGCTATGAACGTTTGGGACGGGGTATGCATGTGTTTCATCTACGCATCGCTACTTGAGTTCGTGTGTGTGAACTACGTCGGTCGAAAACGACCTCTTCATAATGTCGTGTACAGACCCGGCGAAAATCCAGTGACGCAG CGACTGCCCGCAGTTCTCAGCAGAATTGGCATTATACTGGCCAGCCCTTTG GAGGCGATGGCATTCCTCAATTGGGCTAAATCAGAAACGCCCCAACCGGAGTCTAGCGGTGCT GGAGATAAAAAGCGAGAGTCGACAGGAGCGGCTGACTTGGTGACATGCACGGCCTGCACGGGGGCTCCTGGGTCGTGCACCCATACAACCAATAATGGCGGTGTATCAGag CCATGTTTCGTCCAGGTCCGTAAAAAGGAGCCGCCGCACCCGATCCGCGTGGCGAAGACGATCGATGTCATCGCCCGCATCACTTTCCCCACTGCCTATGCTGTGTTTCTTATCTTCTTCTTCATACACTACAAGGCCTTCTCTTAA
- the LOC124532199 gene encoding glutamate-gated chloride channel isoform X6 — protein sequence MGWSCVVARAVAFLLMLSRASALTSDIFAAGKSDKEILDNLLKNSRYDKRLLPPVDGVLTVNVSVLLLSLASPDESSLKYEVEFLLQQQWYDPRLRYSNQSHYDFLNAIHHHEDIWLPDTYFIMHGDFKDPIIPMHFALRIYRNGTINYLMRRHLILSCQGRLNIFPFDDPLCSFALESISYEQSAITYVWKNDEDTLRKSPSLTTLNAYLIQNQTIPCPIKASWRGNYSCLKVDLIFTRDRAFYFTTVFIPGIILVTSSFITFWLEWNAVPARSMIGNYSCLKVDLIFTRDRSFYFTTVFIPGIILVTSSFITFWLEWNAVPARVMIGVTTMLNFFTTSNGFRSTLPVVSNLTAMNVWDGVCMCFIYASLLEFVCVNYVGRKRPLHNVVYRPGENPVTQRLPAVLSRIGIILASPLPGDKKRESTGAADLVTCTACTGAPGSCTHTTNNGGVSEVRKKEPPHPIRVAKTIDVIARITFPTAYAVFLIFFFIHYKAFS from the exons ATGGGTTGGTCATGCGTGGTGGCACGCGCCGTGGCTTTTCTCCTCATGCTCAGCAGAGCATCCGCGCTAACGTCCGACAT ctTTGCAGCGGGCAAGTCGGACAAAGAGATTCTGGACAATCTACTAAAAAACTCCCGCTATGACAAAAGACTGCTTCCACCAGTAGATg GTGTCCTCACCGTAAATGTTAGCGTGCTACTTCTTAGTTTAGCATCTCCAGATGAATCTAGTCTT AAATACGAGGTGGAATTTCTTCTGCAGCAGCAGTGGTATGATCCTCGATTGCGATATTCTAATCAGTCGCATTACGACTTCCTAAATGCCATCCATCATCACGAGGACATCTGGTTACCTGACACGTACTTCATAATGCATGGGGATTTTAAA GATCCAATAATACCTATGCATTTTGCGTTGCGCATATACCGGAATGGCACAATCAACTACTTAATGCGGCGTCATCTCATACTGTCCTGCCAGGGGCGGCTCAACATCTTCCCTTTTGACGACCCTTTGTGTTCATTTGCATTAGAGAGTA tatCTTACGAGCAATCGGCTATTACCTATGTGTGGAAGAATGACGAAGATACGCTGAGAAAGTCGCCGTCATTGACGACCCTGAATGCGTACCTCATCCAGAATCAAACCATTCCTTGTCCCATCAAAGCTAGCTGGAGAG GTAACTACAGCTGTCTAAAGGTGGACCTTATTTTTACGAGAGACCGAGCATTCTACTTTACCACAGTATTTATCCCTGGAATTATTCTGGTGACCTCTTCCTTCATCACATTTTGGCTGGAATGGAACGCGGTTCCGGCCCGTTCCATGATAG GTAATTACAGCTGCCTGAAAGTGGATCTCATCTTCACGCGAGATAGATCATTTTACTTCACTACCGTTTTCATTCCGGGGATCATTTTGGTGACTTCgtcttttattactttttggctGGAATGGAATGCAGTGCCTGCTAGAGTTATGATAg GGGTGACGACCATGTTGAATTTCTTCACAACGTCGAACGGTTTCCGGTCAACCCTACCTGTGGTTTCAAACTTAACAGCTATGAACGTTTGGGACGGGGTATGCATGTGTTTCATCTACGCATCGCTACTTGAGTTCGTGTGTGTGAACTACGTCGGTCGAAAACGACCTCTTCATAATGTCGTGTACAGACCCGGCGAAAATCCAGTGACGCAG CGACTGCCCGCAGTTCTCAGCAGAATTGGCATTATACTGGCCAGCCCTTTG CCT GGAGATAAAAAGCGAGAGTCGACAGGAGCGGCTGACTTGGTGACATGCACGGCCTGCACGGGGGCTCCTGGGTCGTGCACCCATACAACCAATAATGGCGGTGTATCAGag GTCCGTAAAAAGGAGCCGCCGCACCCGATCCGCGTGGCGAAGACGATCGATGTCATCGCCCGCATCACTTTCCCCACTGCCTATGCTGTGTTTCTTATCTTCTTCTTCATACACTACAAGGCCTTCTCTTAA
- the LOC124532199 gene encoding glutamate-gated chloride channel isoform X15 has product MGWSCVVARAVAFLLMLSRASALTSDIFAAGKSDKEILDNLLKNSRYDKRLLPPVDGVLTVNVSVLLLSLASPDESSLKYEVEFLLQQQWYDPRLRYSNQSHYDFLNAIHHHEDIWLPDTYFIMHGDFKDPIIPMHFALRIYRNGTINYLMRRHLILSCQGRLNIFPFDDPLCSFALESISYEQSAITYVWKNDEDTLRKSPSLTTLNAYLIQNQTIPCPIKASWRGNYSCLKVDLIFTRDRAFYFTTVFIPGIILVTSSFITFWLEWNAVPARSMIGVTTMLNFFTTSNGFRSTLPVVSNLTAMNVWDGVCMCFIYASLLEFVCVNYVGRKRPLHNVVYRPGENPVTQRLPAVLSRIGIILASPLGDKKRESTGAADLVTCTACTGAPGSCTHTTNNGGVSEVRKKEPPHPIRVAKTIDVIARITFPTAYAVFLIFFFIHYKAFS; this is encoded by the exons ATGGGTTGGTCATGCGTGGTGGCACGCGCCGTGGCTTTTCTCCTCATGCTCAGCAGAGCATCCGCGCTAACGTCCGACAT ctTTGCAGCGGGCAAGTCGGACAAAGAGATTCTGGACAATCTACTAAAAAACTCCCGCTATGACAAAAGACTGCTTCCACCAGTAGATg GTGTCCTCACCGTAAATGTTAGCGTGCTACTTCTTAGTTTAGCATCTCCAGATGAATCTAGTCTT AAATACGAGGTGGAATTTCTTCTGCAGCAGCAGTGGTATGATCCTCGATTGCGATATTCTAATCAGTCGCATTACGACTTCCTAAATGCCATCCATCATCACGAGGACATCTGGTTACCTGACACGTACTTCATAATGCATGGGGATTTTAAA GATCCAATAATACCTATGCATTTTGCGTTGCGCATATACCGGAATGGCACAATCAACTACTTAATGCGGCGTCATCTCATACTGTCCTGCCAGGGGCGGCTCAACATCTTCCCTTTTGACGACCCTTTGTGTTCATTTGCATTAGAGAGTA tatCTTACGAGCAATCGGCTATTACCTATGTGTGGAAGAATGACGAAGATACGCTGAGAAAGTCGCCGTCATTGACGACCCTGAATGCGTACCTCATCCAGAATCAAACCATTCCTTGTCCCATCAAAGCTAGCTGGAGAG GTAACTACAGCTGTCTAAAGGTGGACCTTATTTTTACGAGAGACCGAGCATTCTACTTTACCACAGTATTTATCCCTGGAATTATTCTGGTGACCTCTTCCTTCATCACATTTTGGCTGGAATGGAACGCGGTTCCGGCCCGTTCCATGATAG GGGTGACGACCATGTTGAATTTCTTCACAACGTCGAACGGTTTCCGGTCAACCCTACCTGTGGTTTCAAACTTAACAGCTATGAACGTTTGGGACGGGGTATGCATGTGTTTCATCTACGCATCGCTACTTGAGTTCGTGTGTGTGAACTACGTCGGTCGAAAACGACCTCTTCATAATGTCGTGTACAGACCCGGCGAAAATCCAGTGACGCAG CGACTGCCCGCAGTTCTCAGCAGAATTGGCATTATACTGGCCAGCCCTTTG GGAGATAAAAAGCGAGAGTCGACAGGAGCGGCTGACTTGGTGACATGCACGGCCTGCACGGGGGCTCCTGGGTCGTGCACCCATACAACCAATAATGGCGGTGTATCAGag GTCCGTAAAAAGGAGCCGCCGCACCCGATCCGCGTGGCGAAGACGATCGATGTCATCGCCCGCATCACTTTCCCCACTGCCTATGCTGTGTTTCTTATCTTCTTCTTCATACACTACAAGGCCTTCTCTTAA
- the LOC124532199 gene encoding glutamate-gated chloride channel isoform X13, translating into MGWSCVVARAVAFLLMLSRASALTSDIFAAGKSDKEILDNLLKNSRYDKRLLPPVDGVLTVNVSVLLLSLASPDESSLKYEVEFLLQQQWYDPRLRYSNQSHYDFLNAIHHHEDIWLPDTYFIMHGDFKDPIIPMHFALRIYRNGTINYLMRRHLILSCQGRLNIFPFDDPLCSFALESISYEQSAITYVWKNDEDTLRKSPSLTTLNAYLIQNQTIPCPIKASWRGNYSCLKVDLIFTRDRAFYFTTVFIPGIILVTSSFITFWLEWNAVPARSMIGVTTMLNFFTTSNGFRSTLPVVSNLTAMNVWDGVCMCFIYASLLEFVCVNYVGRKRPLHNVVYRPGENPVTQRLPAVLSRIGIILASPLEAMAFLNWAKSETPQPESSGAGDKKRESTGAADLVTCTACTGAPGSCTHTTNNGGVSEPCFVQVRKKEPPHPIRVAKTIDVIARITFPTAYAVFLIFFFIHYKAFS; encoded by the exons ATGGGTTGGTCATGCGTGGTGGCACGCGCCGTGGCTTTTCTCCTCATGCTCAGCAGAGCATCCGCGCTAACGTCCGACAT ctTTGCAGCGGGCAAGTCGGACAAAGAGATTCTGGACAATCTACTAAAAAACTCCCGCTATGACAAAAGACTGCTTCCACCAGTAGATg GTGTCCTCACCGTAAATGTTAGCGTGCTACTTCTTAGTTTAGCATCTCCAGATGAATCTAGTCTT AAATACGAGGTGGAATTTCTTCTGCAGCAGCAGTGGTATGATCCTCGATTGCGATATTCTAATCAGTCGCATTACGACTTCCTAAATGCCATCCATCATCACGAGGACATCTGGTTACCTGACACGTACTTCATAATGCATGGGGATTTTAAA GATCCAATAATACCTATGCATTTTGCGTTGCGCATATACCGGAATGGCACAATCAACTACTTAATGCGGCGTCATCTCATACTGTCCTGCCAGGGGCGGCTCAACATCTTCCCTTTTGACGACCCTTTGTGTTCATTTGCATTAGAGAGTA tatCTTACGAGCAATCGGCTATTACCTATGTGTGGAAGAATGACGAAGATACGCTGAGAAAGTCGCCGTCATTGACGACCCTGAATGCGTACCTCATCCAGAATCAAACCATTCCTTGTCCCATCAAAGCTAGCTGGAGAG GTAACTACAGCTGTCTAAAGGTGGACCTTATTTTTACGAGAGACCGAGCATTCTACTTTACCACAGTATTTATCCCTGGAATTATTCTGGTGACCTCTTCCTTCATCACATTTTGGCTGGAATGGAACGCGGTTCCGGCCCGTTCCATGATAG GGGTGACGACCATGTTGAATTTCTTCACAACGTCGAACGGTTTCCGGTCAACCCTACCTGTGGTTTCAAACTTAACAGCTATGAACGTTTGGGACGGGGTATGCATGTGTTTCATCTACGCATCGCTACTTGAGTTCGTGTGTGTGAACTACGTCGGTCGAAAACGACCTCTTCATAATGTCGTGTACAGACCCGGCGAAAATCCAGTGACGCAG CGACTGCCCGCAGTTCTCAGCAGAATTGGCATTATACTGGCCAGCCCTTTG GAGGCGATGGCATTCCTCAATTGGGCTAAATCAGAAACGCCCCAACCGGAGTCTAGCGGTGCT GGAGATAAAAAGCGAGAGTCGACAGGAGCGGCTGACTTGGTGACATGCACGGCCTGCACGGGGGCTCCTGGGTCGTGCACCCATACAACCAATAATGGCGGTGTATCAGag CCATGTTTCGTCCAGGTCCGTAAAAAGGAGCCGCCGCACCCGATCCGCGTGGCGAAGACGATCGATGTCATCGCCCGCATCACTTTCCCCACTGCCTATGCTGTGTTTCTTATCTTCTTCTTCATACACTACAAGGCCTTCTCTTAA
- the LOC124532199 gene encoding glutamate-gated chloride channel isoform X14 codes for MGWSCVVARAVAFLLMLSRASALTSDIFAAGKSDKEILDNLLKNSRYDKRLLPPVDGVLTVNVSVLLLSLASPDESSLKYEVEFLLQQQWYDPRLRYSNQSHYDFLNAIHHHEDIWLPDTYFIMHGDFKDPIIPMHFALRIYRNGTINYLMRRHLILSCQGRLNIFPFDDPLCSFALESISYEQSAITYVWKNDEDTLRKSPSLTTLNAYLIQNQTIPCPIKASWRGNYSCLKVDLIFTRDRAFYFTTVFIPGIILVTSSFITFWLEWNAVPARSMIGVTTMLNFFTTSNGFRSTLPVVSNLTAMNVWDGVCMCFIYASLLEFVCVNYVGRKRPLHNVVYRPGENPVTQRLPAVLSRIGIILASPLPGDKKRESTGAADLVTCTACTGAPGSCTHTTNNGGVSEPCFVQVRKKEPPHPIRVAKTIDVIARITFPTAYAVFLIFFFIHYKAFS; via the exons ATGGGTTGGTCATGCGTGGTGGCACGCGCCGTGGCTTTTCTCCTCATGCTCAGCAGAGCATCCGCGCTAACGTCCGACAT ctTTGCAGCGGGCAAGTCGGACAAAGAGATTCTGGACAATCTACTAAAAAACTCCCGCTATGACAAAAGACTGCTTCCACCAGTAGATg GTGTCCTCACCGTAAATGTTAGCGTGCTACTTCTTAGTTTAGCATCTCCAGATGAATCTAGTCTT AAATACGAGGTGGAATTTCTTCTGCAGCAGCAGTGGTATGATCCTCGATTGCGATATTCTAATCAGTCGCATTACGACTTCCTAAATGCCATCCATCATCACGAGGACATCTGGTTACCTGACACGTACTTCATAATGCATGGGGATTTTAAA GATCCAATAATACCTATGCATTTTGCGTTGCGCATATACCGGAATGGCACAATCAACTACTTAATGCGGCGTCATCTCATACTGTCCTGCCAGGGGCGGCTCAACATCTTCCCTTTTGACGACCCTTTGTGTTCATTTGCATTAGAGAGTA tatCTTACGAGCAATCGGCTATTACCTATGTGTGGAAGAATGACGAAGATACGCTGAGAAAGTCGCCGTCATTGACGACCCTGAATGCGTACCTCATCCAGAATCAAACCATTCCTTGTCCCATCAAAGCTAGCTGGAGAG GTAACTACAGCTGTCTAAAGGTGGACCTTATTTTTACGAGAGACCGAGCATTCTACTTTACCACAGTATTTATCCCTGGAATTATTCTGGTGACCTCTTCCTTCATCACATTTTGGCTGGAATGGAACGCGGTTCCGGCCCGTTCCATGATAG GGGTGACGACCATGTTGAATTTCTTCACAACGTCGAACGGTTTCCGGTCAACCCTACCTGTGGTTTCAAACTTAACAGCTATGAACGTTTGGGACGGGGTATGCATGTGTTTCATCTACGCATCGCTACTTGAGTTCGTGTGTGTGAACTACGTCGGTCGAAAACGACCTCTTCATAATGTCGTGTACAGACCCGGCGAAAATCCAGTGACGCAG CGACTGCCCGCAGTTCTCAGCAGAATTGGCATTATACTGGCCAGCCCTTTG CCT GGAGATAAAAAGCGAGAGTCGACAGGAGCGGCTGACTTGGTGACATGCACGGCCTGCACGGGGGCTCCTGGGTCGTGCACCCATACAACCAATAATGGCGGTGTATCAGag CCATGTTTCGTCCAGGTCCGTAAAAAGGAGCCGCCGCACCCGATCCGCGTGGCGAAGACGATCGATGTCATCGCCCGCATCACTTTCCCCACTGCCTATGCTGTGTTTCTTATCTTCTTCTTCATACACTACAAGGCCTTCTCTTAA
- the LOC124532199 gene encoding glutamate-gated chloride channel isoform X5 has translation MGWSCVVARAVAFLLMLSRASALTSDIFAAGKSDKEILDNLLKNSRYDKRLLPPVDGVLTVNVSVLLLSLASPDESSLKYEVEFLLQQQWYDPRLRYSNQSHYDFLNAIHHHEDIWLPDTYFIMHGDFKDPIIPMHFALRIYRNGTINYLMRRHLILSCQGRLNIFPFDDPLCSFALESISYEQSAITYVWKNDEDTLRKSPSLTTLNAYLIQNQTIPCPIKASWRGNYSCLKVDLIFTRDRAFYFTTVFIPGIILVTSSFITFWLEWNAVPARSMIGNYSCLKVDLIFTRDRSFYFTTVFIPGIILVTSSFITFWLEWNAVPARVMIGVTTMLNFFTTSNGFRSTLPVVSNLTAMNVWDGVCMCFIYASLLEFVCVNYVGRKRPLHNVVYRPGENPVTQRLPAVLSRIGIILASPLGDKKRESTGAADLVTCTACTGAPGSCTHTTNNGGVSEPCFVQVRKKEPPHPIRVAKTIDVIARITFPTAYAVFLIFFFIHYKAFS, from the exons ATGGGTTGGTCATGCGTGGTGGCACGCGCCGTGGCTTTTCTCCTCATGCTCAGCAGAGCATCCGCGCTAACGTCCGACAT ctTTGCAGCGGGCAAGTCGGACAAAGAGATTCTGGACAATCTACTAAAAAACTCCCGCTATGACAAAAGACTGCTTCCACCAGTAGATg GTGTCCTCACCGTAAATGTTAGCGTGCTACTTCTTAGTTTAGCATCTCCAGATGAATCTAGTCTT AAATACGAGGTGGAATTTCTTCTGCAGCAGCAGTGGTATGATCCTCGATTGCGATATTCTAATCAGTCGCATTACGACTTCCTAAATGCCATCCATCATCACGAGGACATCTGGTTACCTGACACGTACTTCATAATGCATGGGGATTTTAAA GATCCAATAATACCTATGCATTTTGCGTTGCGCATATACCGGAATGGCACAATCAACTACTTAATGCGGCGTCATCTCATACTGTCCTGCCAGGGGCGGCTCAACATCTTCCCTTTTGACGACCCTTTGTGTTCATTTGCATTAGAGAGTA tatCTTACGAGCAATCGGCTATTACCTATGTGTGGAAGAATGACGAAGATACGCTGAGAAAGTCGCCGTCATTGACGACCCTGAATGCGTACCTCATCCAGAATCAAACCATTCCTTGTCCCATCAAAGCTAGCTGGAGAG GTAACTACAGCTGTCTAAAGGTGGACCTTATTTTTACGAGAGACCGAGCATTCTACTTTACCACAGTATTTATCCCTGGAATTATTCTGGTGACCTCTTCCTTCATCACATTTTGGCTGGAATGGAACGCGGTTCCGGCCCGTTCCATGATAG GTAATTACAGCTGCCTGAAAGTGGATCTCATCTTCACGCGAGATAGATCATTTTACTTCACTACCGTTTTCATTCCGGGGATCATTTTGGTGACTTCgtcttttattactttttggctGGAATGGAATGCAGTGCCTGCTAGAGTTATGATAg GGGTGACGACCATGTTGAATTTCTTCACAACGTCGAACGGTTTCCGGTCAACCCTACCTGTGGTTTCAAACTTAACAGCTATGAACGTTTGGGACGGGGTATGCATGTGTTTCATCTACGCATCGCTACTTGAGTTCGTGTGTGTGAACTACGTCGGTCGAAAACGACCTCTTCATAATGTCGTGTACAGACCCGGCGAAAATCCAGTGACGCAG CGACTGCCCGCAGTTCTCAGCAGAATTGGCATTATACTGGCCAGCCCTTTG GGAGATAAAAAGCGAGAGTCGACAGGAGCGGCTGACTTGGTGACATGCACGGCCTGCACGGGGGCTCCTGGGTCGTGCACCCATACAACCAATAATGGCGGTGTATCAGag CCATGTTTCGTCCAGGTCCGTAAAAAGGAGCCGCCGCACCCGATCCGCGTGGCGAAGACGATCGATGTCATCGCCCGCATCACTTTCCCCACTGCCTATGCTGTGTTTCTTATCTTCTTCTTCATACACTACAAGGCCTTCTCTTAA